From Oryzias melastigma strain HK-1 linkage group LG15, ASM292280v2, whole genome shotgun sequence, one genomic window encodes:
- the srfb gene encoding serum response factor b isoform X2: protein MLPSQAGSVPSGNGSASGKGTTGHGSGVVGGGIRPVLVRPGLSDGSGAAGRHGDAVGMLGANGPGGSRGARPGNGTGVNPLQAGVPGHMVGLNAGVVMPMGARFDPERVCSGSDNDSESGDDDDPVGSLGDTRRGVKRERGEMEAVAAGQEMGVTPGDYGMVSGGVAGAKPGKKTRGRVKIKMEFIDNKLRRYTTFSKRKTGIMKKAYELSTLTGTQVLLLVASETGHVYTFATRKLQPMITSETGKALIQTCLNSPDSPPRSDPSMDQRMSATGFEETDLTYQVSESESMGDSKEALKPTFTVANIPGTTSSAPSTVPTTSTTMQVSSGPSFPITNYMAPASASSNVSANGTVLKTAPAGVMQLPSGFTFMPAGTPLPPGTPTIPLSQLQQHSLALQGQHGQALAAAQPPQQGQQAVFRFPAAVSLTGPGIPQQLQAIQVHPNTQPTSNSDSSPDISHTSTNSTTTVSLPATIVTSSVPTSVAGHMMYPSPHTVMYASTPALADGGLAVLNAFSQGTSAMQVSHAQAQDTGAVSQVFLTAPPGTVQIPVSAVQLHPVRQDLHFTNGDWAADERRQQ, encoded by the exons ATGTTACCCAGCCAGGCTGGATCGGTACCATCTGGAAACGGGTCAGCATCCGGCAAGGGCACCACAGGTCACGGTTCGGGGGTTGTCGGCGGCGGGATTCGTCCCGTCTTGGTCCGACCGGGGCTCAGCGACGGCTCGGGTGCAGCGGGGCGACACGGGGACGCGGTCGGGATGCTCGGAGCCAACGGTCCCGGCGGTTCGAGGGGCGCGAGGCCGGGAAACGGAACCGGTGTGAACCCTCTGCAGGCTGGCGTCCCGGGACACATGGTGGGGCTGAACGCGGGCGTCGTGATGCCCATGGGGGCCCGGTTCGACCCGGAGCGGGTGTGCAGCGGCTCCGACAACGACTCCGAGTCCGGGGACGACGACGACCCGGTGGGGTCACTCGGGGACACCAGGAGAGGGGTGAAGCGGGAGAGGGGGGAGATGGAGGCTGTGGCGGCGGGGCAGGAGATGGGAGTTACCCCCGGAGATTACGGCATGGTGTCCGGGGGAGTCGCCGGGGCGAAACCCGGGAAGAAGACCCGAGGGCGCGTGAAGATTAAGATGGAATTCATAGACAACAAGCTGAGGAGGTACACCACCTTCAGCAAAAGGAAGACGGGCATCATGAAGAAG GCGTATGAACTTTCCACCCTCACAGGAACCCAGGTTCTGCTGCTGGTGGCCAGTGAAACGGGTCACGTCTACACCTTCGCCACCCGAAAGCTCCAGCCCATGATTACCAGCGAAACGGGCAAGGCCTTGATCCAGACATGCCTGAACTCGCCGGACTCGCCGCCCCGCTCCGACCCCTCCATGGACCAGCGCATGAGCGCCACAGGCTTTGAGGAGACGGATCTTACCTACCAAGTGTCAGAGTCGGAGAGCATGGGAGACTCAAAG GAAGCCCTGAAGCCCACGTTCACGGTGGCCAACATACCGGGCACCACCAGCAGCGCGCCCTCCACCGTGcccaccacctccaccaccatgcAGGTGAGCAGCGGCCCGTCCTTCCCCATCACCAACTACATGGCGCCGGCGTCGGCCAGCAGCAACGTCAGTGCAAATGGGACCGTCCTGAAAACCGCCCCTGCAGGAGTCATGCAGCTGCCCAGCGGCTTCACCTTCATGCCTG CCGGCACTCCTCTCCCCCCCGGCACCCCCACCATTCCTCTGAGCCAGTTGCAGCAGCACTCCCTGGCGCTCCAGGGGCAGCATGGCCAGGCGCTGGCCGCCGCCCAACCGCCGCAGCAGGGACAGCAGGCTGTCTTCCGCTTCCCTGCTGCTGTCTCCCTCACAG GACCCGGCATTCCCCAGCAGCTCCAGGCCATCCAGGTCCATCCCAACACGCAGCCCACCTCCAACAGCGACAGCAGCCCCGACATCTCCCACACCTCCACCAACTCCACCA CAACCGTAAGTCTCCCAGCAACCATCGTCACTTCGTCGGTGCCGACGTCTGTGGCGGGTCACATGATGTACCCCAGCCCTCACACAGTCATGTACGCGTCCACGCCGGCGCTGGCTGACGGAGGGCTGGCCGTGCTCAACGCCTTCTCCCAGGGAACCTCCGCCATGCAGGTGTCCCATGCACAAGCCCAGGACACGG GTGCTGTCTCTCAGGTGTTCCTCACTGCACCTCCAGGAACGGTGCAGATTCCCGTCTCGGCTGTGCAGCTACACCCAGTACGGCAAGATCTGCATTTTACAA ATGGTGATTGGGCAGCAGACGAGCGGCGGCAGCAGTAA
- the srfb gene encoding serum response factor b isoform X1, which translates to MLPSQAGSVPSGNGSASGKGTTGHGSGVVGGGIRPVLVRPGLSDGSGAAGRHGDAVGMLGANGPGGSRGARPGNGTGVNPLQAGVPGHMVGLNAGVVMPMGARFDPERVCSGSDNDSESGDDDDPVGSLGDTRRGVKRERGEMEAVAAGQEMGVTPGDYGMVSGGVAGAKPGKKTRGRVKIKMEFIDNKLRRYTTFSKRKTGIMKKAYELSTLTGTQVLLLVASETGHVYTFATRKLQPMITSETGKALIQTCLNSPDSPPRSDPSMDQRMSATGFEETDLTYQVSESESMGDSKEALKPTFTVANIPGTTSSAPSTVPTTSTTMQVSSGPSFPITNYMAPASASSNVSANGTVLKTAPAGVMQLPSGFTFMPAGTPLPPGTPTIPLSQLQQHSLALQGQHGQALAAAQPPQQGQQAVFRFPAAVSLTGPGIPQQLQAIQVHPNTQPTSNSDSSPDISHTSTNSTTTVSLPATIVTSSVPTSVAGHMMYPSPHTVMYASTPALADGGLAVLNAFSQGTSAMQVSHAQAQDTGAVSQVFLTAPPGTVQIPVSAVQLHPMVIGQQTSGGSSNLTELQVVNLDAAQSSKSD; encoded by the exons ATGTTACCCAGCCAGGCTGGATCGGTACCATCTGGAAACGGGTCAGCATCCGGCAAGGGCACCACAGGTCACGGTTCGGGGGTTGTCGGCGGCGGGATTCGTCCCGTCTTGGTCCGACCGGGGCTCAGCGACGGCTCGGGTGCAGCGGGGCGACACGGGGACGCGGTCGGGATGCTCGGAGCCAACGGTCCCGGCGGTTCGAGGGGCGCGAGGCCGGGAAACGGAACCGGTGTGAACCCTCTGCAGGCTGGCGTCCCGGGACACATGGTGGGGCTGAACGCGGGCGTCGTGATGCCCATGGGGGCCCGGTTCGACCCGGAGCGGGTGTGCAGCGGCTCCGACAACGACTCCGAGTCCGGGGACGACGACGACCCGGTGGGGTCACTCGGGGACACCAGGAGAGGGGTGAAGCGGGAGAGGGGGGAGATGGAGGCTGTGGCGGCGGGGCAGGAGATGGGAGTTACCCCCGGAGATTACGGCATGGTGTCCGGGGGAGTCGCCGGGGCGAAACCCGGGAAGAAGACCCGAGGGCGCGTGAAGATTAAGATGGAATTCATAGACAACAAGCTGAGGAGGTACACCACCTTCAGCAAAAGGAAGACGGGCATCATGAAGAAG GCGTATGAACTTTCCACCCTCACAGGAACCCAGGTTCTGCTGCTGGTGGCCAGTGAAACGGGTCACGTCTACACCTTCGCCACCCGAAAGCTCCAGCCCATGATTACCAGCGAAACGGGCAAGGCCTTGATCCAGACATGCCTGAACTCGCCGGACTCGCCGCCCCGCTCCGACCCCTCCATGGACCAGCGCATGAGCGCCACAGGCTTTGAGGAGACGGATCTTACCTACCAAGTGTCAGAGTCGGAGAGCATGGGAGACTCAAAG GAAGCCCTGAAGCCCACGTTCACGGTGGCCAACATACCGGGCACCACCAGCAGCGCGCCCTCCACCGTGcccaccacctccaccaccatgcAGGTGAGCAGCGGCCCGTCCTTCCCCATCACCAACTACATGGCGCCGGCGTCGGCCAGCAGCAACGTCAGTGCAAATGGGACCGTCCTGAAAACCGCCCCTGCAGGAGTCATGCAGCTGCCCAGCGGCTTCACCTTCATGCCTG CCGGCACTCCTCTCCCCCCCGGCACCCCCACCATTCCTCTGAGCCAGTTGCAGCAGCACTCCCTGGCGCTCCAGGGGCAGCATGGCCAGGCGCTGGCCGCCGCCCAACCGCCGCAGCAGGGACAGCAGGCTGTCTTCCGCTTCCCTGCTGCTGTCTCCCTCACAG GACCCGGCATTCCCCAGCAGCTCCAGGCCATCCAGGTCCATCCCAACACGCAGCCCACCTCCAACAGCGACAGCAGCCCCGACATCTCCCACACCTCCACCAACTCCACCA CAACCGTAAGTCTCCCAGCAACCATCGTCACTTCGTCGGTGCCGACGTCTGTGGCGGGTCACATGATGTACCCCAGCCCTCACACAGTCATGTACGCGTCCACGCCGGCGCTGGCTGACGGAGGGCTGGCCGTGCTCAACGCCTTCTCCCAGGGAACCTCCGCCATGCAGGTGTCCCATGCACAAGCCCAGGACACGG GTGCTGTCTCTCAGGTGTTCCTCACTGCACCTCCAGGAACGGTGCAGATTCCCGTCTCGGCTGTGCAGCTACACCCA ATGGTGATTGGGCAGCAGACGAGCGGCGGCAGCAGTAATTTGACGGAGCTCCAGGTCGTCAACCTGGACGCAGCGCAGAGCTCGAAGAGCGACTGA
- the srfb gene encoding serum response factor b isoform X3: MLPSQAGSVPSGNGSASGKGTTGHGSGVVGGGIRPVLVRPGLSDGSGAAGRHGDAVGMLGANGPGGSRGARPGNGTGVNPLQAGVPGHMVGLNAGVVMPMGARFDPERVCSGSDNDSESGDDDDPVGSLGDTRRGVKRERGEMEAVAAGQEMGVTPGDYGMVSGGVAGAKPGKKTRGRVKIKMEFIDNKLRRYTTFSKRKTGIMKKAYELSTLTGTQVLLLVASETGHVYTFATRKLQPMITSETGKALIQTCLNSPDSPPRSDPSMDQRMSATGFEETDLTYQVSESESMGDSKEALKPTFTVANIPGTTSSAPSTVPTTSTTMQVSSGPSFPITNYMAPASASSNVSANGTVLKTAPAGVMQLPSGFTFMPGPGIPQQLQAIQVHPNTQPTSNSDSSPDISHTSTNSTTTVSLPATIVTSSVPTSVAGHMMYPSPHTVMYASTPALADGGLAVLNAFSQGTSAMQVSHAQAQDTGAVSQVFLTAPPGTVQIPVSAVQLHPMVIGQQTSGGSSNLTELQVVNLDAAQSSKSD; the protein is encoded by the exons ATGTTACCCAGCCAGGCTGGATCGGTACCATCTGGAAACGGGTCAGCATCCGGCAAGGGCACCACAGGTCACGGTTCGGGGGTTGTCGGCGGCGGGATTCGTCCCGTCTTGGTCCGACCGGGGCTCAGCGACGGCTCGGGTGCAGCGGGGCGACACGGGGACGCGGTCGGGATGCTCGGAGCCAACGGTCCCGGCGGTTCGAGGGGCGCGAGGCCGGGAAACGGAACCGGTGTGAACCCTCTGCAGGCTGGCGTCCCGGGACACATGGTGGGGCTGAACGCGGGCGTCGTGATGCCCATGGGGGCCCGGTTCGACCCGGAGCGGGTGTGCAGCGGCTCCGACAACGACTCCGAGTCCGGGGACGACGACGACCCGGTGGGGTCACTCGGGGACACCAGGAGAGGGGTGAAGCGGGAGAGGGGGGAGATGGAGGCTGTGGCGGCGGGGCAGGAGATGGGAGTTACCCCCGGAGATTACGGCATGGTGTCCGGGGGAGTCGCCGGGGCGAAACCCGGGAAGAAGACCCGAGGGCGCGTGAAGATTAAGATGGAATTCATAGACAACAAGCTGAGGAGGTACACCACCTTCAGCAAAAGGAAGACGGGCATCATGAAGAAG GCGTATGAACTTTCCACCCTCACAGGAACCCAGGTTCTGCTGCTGGTGGCCAGTGAAACGGGTCACGTCTACACCTTCGCCACCCGAAAGCTCCAGCCCATGATTACCAGCGAAACGGGCAAGGCCTTGATCCAGACATGCCTGAACTCGCCGGACTCGCCGCCCCGCTCCGACCCCTCCATGGACCAGCGCATGAGCGCCACAGGCTTTGAGGAGACGGATCTTACCTACCAAGTGTCAGAGTCGGAGAGCATGGGAGACTCAAAG GAAGCCCTGAAGCCCACGTTCACGGTGGCCAACATACCGGGCACCACCAGCAGCGCGCCCTCCACCGTGcccaccacctccaccaccatgcAGGTGAGCAGCGGCCCGTCCTTCCCCATCACCAACTACATGGCGCCGGCGTCGGCCAGCAGCAACGTCAGTGCAAATGGGACCGTCCTGAAAACCGCCCCTGCAGGAGTCATGCAGCTGCCCAGCGGCTTCACCTTCATGCCTG GACCCGGCATTCCCCAGCAGCTCCAGGCCATCCAGGTCCATCCCAACACGCAGCCCACCTCCAACAGCGACAGCAGCCCCGACATCTCCCACACCTCCACCAACTCCACCA CAACCGTAAGTCTCCCAGCAACCATCGTCACTTCGTCGGTGCCGACGTCTGTGGCGGGTCACATGATGTACCCCAGCCCTCACACAGTCATGTACGCGTCCACGCCGGCGCTGGCTGACGGAGGGCTGGCCGTGCTCAACGCCTTCTCCCAGGGAACCTCCGCCATGCAGGTGTCCCATGCACAAGCCCAGGACACGG GTGCTGTCTCTCAGGTGTTCCTCACTGCACCTCCAGGAACGGTGCAGATTCCCGTCTCGGCTGTGCAGCTACACCCA ATGGTGATTGGGCAGCAGACGAGCGGCGGCAGCAGTAATTTGACGGAGCTCCAGGTCGTCAACCTGGACGCAGCGCAGAGCTCGAAGAGCGACTGA